A window of the Desulfobacula toluolica Tol2 genome harbors these coding sequences:
- a CDS encoding MarR family winged helix-turn-helix transcriptional regulator, whose product MTSHVSEIKPGKIIHNLFLEVFALHDVLFGIMDKVHEQAGLATSQHKVILVLTHTGPVTVPDIADRLGVSRQFVQTVCNQLSSRGFLQFIDNPRHKRSKLAVLTDPGRTAFQAAQQKENEIIERALPDLDPEKTAQACRLLKTIRQSLPSG is encoded by the coding sequence ATGACATCTCACGTTTCTGAAATTAAACCAGGGAAAATTATTCATAATCTGTTTTTGGAAGTCTTTGCGCTGCATGACGTCTTGTTCGGCATTATGGATAAGGTACATGAGCAGGCCGGGCTTGCCACATCCCAGCATAAGGTTATTCTGGTACTTACTCATACCGGGCCGGTAACTGTTCCTGATATTGCAGACCGGCTGGGTGTTTCCCGTCAGTTTGTTCAAACAGTCTGCAATCAATTGTCCTCCCGGGGCTTTTTGCAATTTATAGACAATCCCCGCCACAAACGTTCAAAATTGGCGGTGTTGACTGATCCGGGCCGGACAGCCTTTCAGGCGGCCCAGCAAAAAGAAAATGAAATCATTGAAAGGGCATTGCCGGATCTTGACCCTGAAAAAACGGCTCAGGCCTGCAGACTGCTGAAGACCATTCGTCAGAGTCTGCCGTCAGGATAA
- a CDS encoding ABC transporter ATP-binding protein translates to MLQVNNLDFTYPHLNETILKDISFTVEEGSLCGLFGPNGCGKSTLFKCCLNLLKIKKGEIRMDNNNIKDLKIKDMAKVVAYVPQEHKPPFPYLVKEVVLMGRTPHLKGFFGTGKKDIQKTEEALELLEISHLSKKTYNQLSGGQRQMVLMARAIAQETKIMFLDEPTSALDFSNQLKIWKIMKKITDRGVTILACSHDPNHVSWFCDKVVVVNNKSIVNQGSPEDVITQATLDFIYEDMCDVKKINNTRVVFPSDLKCFEKNLADESFMKLAN, encoded by the coding sequence ATGCTTCAGGTTAATAATCTGGATTTCACTTATCCACACCTGAATGAAACAATATTAAAGGATATCTCTTTTACCGTTGAAGAAGGATCTTTATGTGGTTTGTTCGGCCCGAACGGGTGCGGCAAATCTACTCTTTTCAAATGCTGTCTTAATCTTCTTAAAATAAAAAAAGGAGAGATCCGAATGGATAACAATAATATTAAAGACCTGAAAATCAAAGATATGGCCAAAGTCGTAGCCTATGTCCCCCAGGAACATAAACCGCCTTTTCCATACCTTGTAAAAGAGGTGGTGCTTATGGGAAGAACTCCTCATCTGAAGGGCTTTTTCGGTACTGGAAAAAAAGATATACAAAAAACCGAAGAGGCCCTTGAACTGCTTGAAATAAGCCATCTTTCAAAAAAAACATATAATCAGCTTTCCGGGGGGCAACGTCAAATGGTTCTCATGGCAAGGGCAATCGCACAGGAAACAAAAATCATGTTTCTTGACGAACCCACTTCAGCCCTTGATTTCTCCAACCAGTTAAAAATCTGGAAAATCATGAAAAAAATAACAGACAGGGGTGTAACAATTCTTGCCTGCAGTCATGACCCGAATCATGTGTCCTGGTTTTGCGATAAAGTGGTTGTTGTAAACAATAAAAGCATTGTTAATCAAGGGTCTCCCGAAGATGTAATTACACAGGCAACTCTTGATTTTATTTATGAAGATATGTGCGATGTAAAAAAAATAAATAATACCCGTGTTGTTTTTCCAAGCGATCTGAAATGCTTTGAAAAAAATTTAGCAGATGAGTCGTTCATGAAGTTGGCAAATTAA
- a CDS encoding ABC transporter substrate-binding protein, giving the protein MNNKPNIKIGYLNITDHLILGVTERKILKRDEIFKYSNIETRSFVDWGTLSIAFSRGDINAAFMLAPLAMDHFRKGEDIRLILLGHKNGSVLITNKSANINNINDFKGKDVLIPFHLSIHNMLLHKLLKDNNMEMGIGKDVEVQTVAPSKIPTYMEIDKQGKIGGFLVAEPFGSNVIKAGLGDEFELSKNIWPDHPCCVLVIKTDIIRYFPDAVQELTNSLVKSGKFIKNNIKEAARIGVFFLNQDIDVIERVLTSPADRITTDNLMPQLEDFEKIQDYITKEMGSIHEKINLEEFVYTKFAEEAGAT; this is encoded by the coding sequence ATGAATAATAAACCAAATATAAAAATCGGCTATTTGAATATTACCGACCATCTTATTCTAGGTGTTACAGAAAGAAAAATATTAAAAAGAGATGAAATATTTAAATATTCAAATATAGAGACTCGTTCTTTTGTTGATTGGGGAACCCTCAGTATAGCTTTTTCACGTGGGGACATTAATGCCGCCTTTATGCTGGCTCCATTAGCAATGGATCATTTTAGAAAGGGGGAAGATATAAGATTAATACTCCTTGGTCATAAAAATGGGAGTGTTTTAATTACCAACAAAAGTGCAAATATAAATAATATTAATGACTTTAAAGGCAAAGATGTTCTGATCCCCTTTCATTTATCAATTCACAATATGCTTTTGCATAAATTGTTAAAAGATAACAATATGGAAATGGGTATTGGTAAAGATGTTGAAGTACAAACAGTTGCCCCATCAAAAATACCTACTTATATGGAGATCGATAAACAGGGGAAAATCGGCGGCTTTTTGGTTGCAGAGCCTTTTGGTTCTAATGTAATAAAAGCAGGGCTTGGTGATGAATTTGAATTGTCAAAAAATATTTGGCCGGACCATCCCTGTTGTGTCTTGGTTATAAAAACAGACATCATTCGTTATTTTCCGGATGCTGTCCAGGAACTGACCAATAGTCTTGTAAAATCCGGAAAATTTATTAAAAATAATATAAAAGAAGCTGCAAGGATAGGTGTGTTTTTTCTTAATCAGGACATAGATGTTATTGAAAGAGTGCTTACTTCTCCGGCGGATCGCATTACAACAGATAACCTTATGCCACAACTGGAAGATTTCGAAAAAATTCAGGATTATATTACAAAAGAGATGGGTTCAATTCATGAAAAAATAAATTTAGAGGAGTTTGTCTATACTAAATTTGCTGAAGAAGCCGGAGCAACCTGA
- a CDS encoding ADP-ribosylglycohydrolase family protein has product MVAVIYFRQIKATFGHDGLTNYSQAYGGLGTFTDDTQMSLFTAEGLILSKVRQEYQSTEGMIFSIYHALLRWLFTQETNLQERLIQSHGTCSIMDGILTGYNEFFSLRSPENICLSALKSGNMGTMDNPVNNSKGCGGVVRSISVGLACKDVEKAFQIGCECSAITHGHPTGYLSAGTLAALISRVISGGSLTDAINESIRILKTKKNNEETLKAVENAVEMTENTVPSPAVIEDMGAGWVAQEALAISIYSAIVAGDDFRKGILLSVNHSGDSDSTGSITGNILGALYGFDIIPSIWIPDLEMNDLVEEIAGDLFDHFG; this is encoded by the coding sequence ATGGTTGCTGTAATTTATTTTCGTCAGATAAAAGCCACCTTCGGGCATGATGGATTGACAAATTATTCTCAAGCATATGGCGGGCTTGGCACTTTCACCGATGATACCCAAATGAGTTTATTCACAGCAGAAGGTTTGATTTTGTCAAAAGTAAGACAGGAATACCAGAGTACAGAAGGTATGATTTTCAGTATTTATCATGCTCTTTTAAGGTGGTTGTTCACGCAGGAAACAAATCTTCAAGAACGTTTGATTCAGAGTCACGGAACCTGTTCGATTATGGATGGAATCTTAACAGGCTATAATGAATTTTTTTCATTAAGATCACCGGAAAACATTTGTTTGTCTGCTTTGAAATCCGGGAACATGGGTACAATGGATAACCCTGTCAACAACAGCAAAGGTTGCGGCGGTGTCGTGCGCAGTATATCAGTGGGGCTTGCCTGCAAAGATGTTGAAAAAGCATTCCAAATCGGTTGTGAATGTTCTGCAATCACGCATGGTCATCCCACGGGATACTTGTCTGCCGGAACTCTGGCCGCCCTTATTTCCAGAGTTATATCCGGTGGCTCTCTTACAGATGCAATTAATGAATCCATCCGGATTTTGAAAACCAAGAAAAATAATGAAGAAACGTTAAAAGCAGTTGAAAATGCTGTTGAAATGACGGAGAACACTGTTCCGTCACCTGCTGTGATAGAGGATATGGGTGCCGGATGGGTGGCGCAAGAAGCCTTGGCTATAAGTATTTATAGTGCAATAGTCGCCGGTGATGACTTCAGAAAAGGAATTTTGTTGTCAGTTAATCATTCCGGAGACAGTGATTCAACCGGTTCTATTACAGGAAATATTTTAGGCGCGCTGTATGGATTTGACATTATCCCATCAATCTGGATACCGGACTTGGAAATGAATGATTTGGTTGAAGAAATAGCCGGCGATCTGTTTGATCATTTTGGATAA
- a CDS encoding zinc ribbon domain-containing protein YjdM: MSVEENTCPKCNSPYAYPDGLLWICPECTHEWISYQASDKPSEDAPRFLDANGNPLQDGDTVTTIKDLKAGKDTIKFGTKVKNIKLLDEPVNGHDISCKIAGFGAMYLKCSVVKKA; the protein is encoded by the coding sequence ATGTCAGTTGAAGAAAATACATGTCCCAAATGTAATTCACCTTATGCCTATCCTGATGGACTCCTGTGGATATGTCCTGAATGTACTCACGAGTGGATATCTTATCAGGCTTCTGATAAGCCCTCGGAAGATGCGCCACGATTCCTCGATGCCAATGGCAATCCTTTGCAGGATGGAGATACAGTCACCACCATCAAAGATCTTAAGGCCGGAAAGGACACAATTAAATTTGGTACGAAGGTCAAAAACATCAAACTCCTTGATGAACCTGTAAATGGCCACGATATTTCCTGTAAGATTGCAGGTTTCGGCGCCATGTACCTTAAATGTTCTGTTGTTAAAAAGGCGTAA
- a CDS encoding FecCD family ABC transporter permease, with protein sequence MTSLFAITCGNFNIEFSDIFSVIAANISPFTDIESVNRLHNTIIWKIRLPRIILAINVGIALSISGAVFQGCFKNPLVEPYILGISSGAAFGAALGILFPSFFLSVQALAFCFAFIAVAAAYFLAHTRGETPIIMLILAGIIIGSIFSAFVGIIKYLAQDSALREIVFWLMGGFYYANWGDVILISPIIFVSFSIIWLHSWKLNILSMGDDEAKALGVSPEKFKFLFIILATLSTAVAVSCVGIIAWVGLMMPHATRMVMGPDHRFLIPVSAIFGAIYLIICDTIARTLVNAEIPIGIITSILGAPYLFYLIRSRGASAFGG encoded by the coding sequence TTGACATCCTTATTTGCAATTACATGTGGAAATTTTAATATTGAGTTTTCAGACATTTTTTCAGTTATTGCAGCTAATATATCGCCCTTTACAGATATCGAATCCGTCAATCGTCTGCATAATACCATCATATGGAAAATAAGACTGCCCAGAATCATTCTGGCAATAAATGTCGGTATTGCACTTTCCATTTCAGGTGCAGTATTTCAAGGATGTTTTAAAAACCCCCTGGTTGAACCCTATATTCTCGGTATTTCTTCAGGTGCTGCATTTGGTGCTGCATTGGGAATTTTATTTCCAAGTTTTTTTCTTTCAGTACAGGCTTTGGCTTTTTGTTTTGCGTTTATTGCCGTTGCAGCTGCATATTTTCTTGCACACACACGGGGTGAAACGCCCATAATAATGCTGATACTTGCCGGGATCATAATCGGATCCATATTTTCAGCATTTGTAGGCATAATAAAATATCTTGCCCAGGATTCAGCTTTAAGGGAAATTGTTTTCTGGTTAATGGGTGGCTTTTATTATGCAAACTGGGGTGATGTCATTTTAATCTCTCCGATTATTTTTGTTTCGTTTTCAATTATCTGGCTCCACAGCTGGAAGCTGAATATTTTATCCATGGGTGATGACGAAGCAAAAGCTCTTGGCGTCAGTCCGGAAAAATTTAAATTTCTGTTTATAATCCTTGCCACTCTCTCAACTGCGGTTGCAGTTTCCTGCGTTGGCATTATCGCATGGGTCGGACTTATGATGCCCCATGCAACAAGAATGGTTATGGGCCCGGACCATCGTTTTCTTATCCCGGTGTCGGCAATATTCGGGGCAATTTACCTTATTATTTGCGACACCATAGCACGAACCCTTGTCAATGCAGAGATACCCATCGGTATCATAACATCAATTCTTGGAGCGCCTTATCTTTTTTATCTCATAAGATCAAGAGGCGCATCCGCATTTGGAGGTTAA
- a CDS encoding methyltransferase family protein, which yields MSLEKTCSKTLNEDSPNVNLMPPTVFFICLLAGGVLEFIYPHNIDILSASANLMTGIFIGIGGFIFMYIGHEKFKKTGTNVSTNLPATELVVQGTYRFTRNPMYLGGSIFFIGIGLAAGSLWILAAYLPLFLYLSYYVIPHEEAYMERTFGEEYIQYCRKVRRWI from the coding sequence ATGAGTTTAGAAAAGACCTGTTCCAAGACCCTGAATGAAGATTCCCCCAACGTAAACCTGATGCCCCCGACCGTTTTTTTTATTTGCCTTTTGGCGGGCGGTGTCCTTGAATTTATATATCCTCACAATATCGATATCCTTTCGGCGTCTGCGAACCTTATGACCGGAATTTTTATTGGCATCGGTGGTTTTATTTTCATGTACATAGGCCATGAAAAGTTCAAAAAAACCGGAACCAACGTAAGCACTAATCTTCCCGCCACTGAACTTGTTGTTCAGGGCACATATCGATTTACTCGCAACCCCATGTATTTGGGTGGTTCTATCTTTTTTATCGGCATCGGCCTGGCCGCAGGAAGTTTATGGATATTGGCCGCTTATCTGCCTTTGTTTTTATATTTATCATACTATGTCATTCCACATGAGGAAGCTTATATGGAAAGAACTTTTGGTGAAGAGTACATACAATACTGTCGGAAAGTGAGGCGGTGGATATAG